The Fusarium fujikuroi IMI 58289 draft genome, chromosome FFUJ_chr01 sequence TGCATGAcgatcttgatctcgtcCAAGAGGTTCTGCAGGCTTGGTTCCACCGTTGGCGGCTCCGAGTCAGGATCTGCCAGCTGTTCCCATGTGTCGCTATCCACCTGAACCTCATCGGCCAGGAGTTGATCGCggtccaagaagaaggcatgCTGGTTGACAAAGGTCGCGATGACACTGGCACCTCCATTGAAGTCGTAAAGAACCTTTGCACATTCCATCATGTCACTATAGTTGCCCTTTTTGTTGCTGTTTTCGAACTGTTGAAGCAGGTCCTGCTCGAGCGTCTCGCAGAACTTTTCCAAGACTTCCCTGGTGTTGTGTAATCTGATATTTCCAACCACACCATTCGTTTGTCCCCCGTTCCGCTGGCCGTTCGTCTGCCCCCACGATGCCGGATCAAGTCGCTGGCTGATGCGCATGAGTTGTCGAACAATCATTGCGCACCGTACTTTGTGCTCAGAACCAGCCTGTCTTTGGACGTCTTGTAGGAGTGATAGCTTTCCCGTCTCACTGACCTCCGTCCAGCACTGAATCAGAAATATGGCATCGTTCGCACGCCGTCGTTTCTTGTCCAGGTcctcgagcttctcgccGATTTGGAGCGCAATGTTGCCGCCAGCGTGTGTTTTGATGCCGACTCCATTTTTAAAAGAATGTTCTTGATTGAGGGACAGATCTAACTGTTCGAACGCCCTCATGGACTCGTCGAGCTTCTGGCCTAGGGTCTCGAGTGTTGAATCGTGGGCTACCTCTGCACGGCGCACATGGGACATAAGCTCCGACTCCTTCTCCTGGAGTTCAGCTCCAAGCGAGCCGAGTTGATCAAGGGCATCTAACAGCTCGGGTCAGCACGATTGGATCTGAATATATAAGCAAAAAGTGTACGCCGGTCATACTTTCAAATGTCCGAATAAGGGGTTTTGGATCGAAAGGTGTTTGCGCACTCCCTGACCGGCGATTCGAGGGCACGGCGGTCTCTGCTAGGCTATCGACAAAGTCACGCACAATAAAGTCCTTGTTGGAGAAGTCGTCCAGAGTGAAGCTTGGCCCTCTCGGGAAGAGAGTCTTGGGGCCAGAAGCGGTGCGCTCCATGTTGTTGTTTCTGATGAGCGTAGAGGCCCTACATGTGGAGAGGGATCATCGACAGTCGATacttggaagaggaggaacgTGGTAGTAGTGTGGACTGTTTGCTCGCGTCGTCGATCTCGTTTCGTTGTCGGTCGTTAAGGGTTCATGGCATTGCGTTGCAGGGCGATCAATAGGTTAGGATACCTTGTCGTACCTAGCCCGAGTGAAGCACTGGACCTCGAGCTTAagttagtacctacctacctagatTGTACCTATGTCCGCCCGCTGTCGCAGCTCCAGAGGCTCAGCTTACAGCGCCCAGCCCCGCTATCAGCTGCCGATTTCcagtggaggaggagctgaGCCACAGGCACGTACGTGACctgcaaggccaagagctGCGGTGGAGAAAAGCGACGTAACCCATATCGCACCGCCACGACTTTTCTTGCCATGGCCTTGTCTTGACTTAAATACACGTCTGCCCACATTCACCTGTCCAAGCTTGTAAGCCTGCACATCCTCGGTTGTTTGCGCGATCGCATCCCTGTTTGACTGTTTACAAAGTCGAAATCCTGTCGCCAACATCTCAATCCCTCGGGCACGCTTTCGCAGCTCCAATCGCCTGTTAGACAGCCTCGAGGCTGCACATCAATAGCCATGCCTATCATGACGACTCGCGATCGTCAGGCCTACAGGGCCGACGAAACCAAAGACCATACACTGTTATCAGAGAAAGAAAGGCAGAGGATGCTCAATGTATGGTCGCAAATTGCGCATGATTGTAGTGCGCCATGCTAACTCATCGCAGTCTTATCTCCCTAAGCCCAACGATCCTCCGCCCACTCTAGGCCCAAACTCTCGACCACAGCGACGATCGCGGTTAGGACTTCGTCGCTTCATCCTGAACCAAATCCACGTCCTCATCTTTGCCATTATGCATGggatcttctctctttacATAAAGATACGCCAGACCTGGAACGTGGTGGGCTACCAAATCTCATCCGTCGTCAAATATCATCATGGTACACCGCAATACATCAAGAAGGACCTGGTCGGTTTGACGAAAAAGCCAAAGCATCTCAGTGTTATTCTGAAGCTTGAGGAGAATCACCGCACAAAGGCTGATGTCGAGCGGCTCCTTGACGAGGTAGCCGAGATTGCGACATGGTGCGCCTGCGCCGAGATTCCGATGCTTTCTGTGTACGAGAAGACAGGTTCGTAGTGGCGCATGTGATACTTTTGTACATCCTCTAACATGTAGCAGggatcctcaagaagcacaTGCCCCGAGTCTACGATGCTGTCAACCAAAAATTCGCATTCTACTTTGGCCCCGAGCATCCTGGTCTTAGTGTTACATCACCCCATAAGGAGGACCTCCCAGCGCCCTTTGGTGAGAAGCCCAAGGAGCATCTGCGTCTGCACCTCATCTCCGAGCAAGACGGCCGTGACTCCATGGTCGATCTCACACGTACCTTGGCCGAAATGTCGCAGAGGGGCAAGCTTTCTCCTCACGATATCTCCATGGAACTGATTGATGCTGAGCTTTCTGAGGGCATCATGAATGAGCCTGATCTTTTGCTTACGTTTGGTCCCTACCTCGAACTGTCAGGCTATCCTCCCTGGCAGATCAGATTGACTGAGATTTTCTGTTTGCAAGACAATGAGAGAGTTGGGTACCAGGTCTTCCTCAAGGCTCTGCAGCATTACGGGAGAGCGCAGATGCGCCATGGTAAATAAGTTACCTGTTGTATAAATTTCCCTTTGTTGTTCATACTTCATAAACCTTAGAAATAATCATATCTGGACTCATGGTTTCCATAGCCGCATTTCTCGGGCCTCCCTGTTCCATCTGTACACTGGCCCTGTTCCTACATTGTAGTTGTAGTAATTATCTGTTCCTCCTTTGACCATCGCTCTCCGAAAAGTTATGTTAATCCTtccgccatcttcttgatTCTTCCCTGTCCGCTTTGGTATAGAGTGCAGCCAGTTAGACTGCGTTCTCcctctcatcagcaccatGTCACCACTTCCCAATGGAAGTTTGAGCGGTTTCGCGTTCACGGAAGGGGGACTAGGAGCATTCGGAGGTAGCGGTTTGTGCTTCATAAGAAAATCACGACGTGCCCCTAATGAGAAAGAAGCAATGGCTGGCTCACGACCCAAGAAttgctcatcatcgctgtgAAAGCTGATGCTGTCGGTGCCAGAGGCGTAATAGTTGACGAGGCAGAAGTTGTATTTACAGCCTGTAGCCAGCTCTGTTCTCTGACGAAGTTCATCAAGGCATTTTGGTATAGGCCTAGGAGGATATCTGGCATATCGTTTATCCAAGGCTTTCAAGCCTGTGTTGGCGTCTACTGGGAGACCTTTGTCATCGAACTTTGAagtctcatcaagaccaaatACAGTTGTCCATCTGATAGCCTTTATTAGCATGGTTTCTTACAAGAGCAATACAGCTTACCTTGGAGTTCGTATCTGGGTTTCTATACCACCTCGCTTGATCTTATACTCGACTCTGTAGAACGGGAGTTCTGAACGAAGAAACTCAAAGAGTCTTCGAGATACGGGACCTGAGATGAAGGGCTCAAAGTACAGGAGGTCAAGATCAGGGTGATCATGGATCTCTCTTCCGGGTTGATCTGGCAGAGTAGACAGCTCCTTGCTTAAAGATGCTGGTAGGTTCTTGATGGGGTGAGGGTAGAACTGATGCTCAGAATATGTGGTCTATGGCCGTTAGATTCACTTTGAGGAGCTCTTGTGTGCTTTTATGTGGAATGATCTCTCACGTCTTCTGAAATCACGTCACTGGAAGTGGTTGCTCCGGTTTCTGTTTTGGGTTTCTTTACAGTCGGGCTGAAGAAGGCATCAAGAGTACGCTTCCTAGACATGACGGTAGATGTTGCAATAGGATTGGTTTTAAAGATTACTGCAGCCTCAGATCTGAAAGTTGATAAATTATGCGAATCCGAGTTTCTTTACCCAACCAACGATTGACAACCGTGAATATGCAAGGTATCTTGAAGTCGTGACATCACTCCCAACTCCCAGCCTTGCGTGTAAGTGAAACTGTGGCGCACACAGGTGGCTGTGCATGGCCATTTAAATTCGTGCCCTAAAGCGCTCAATCAGCCTCATTTCCAAGGTCTAACTACCTAACTGAGGGACCAGGGAAATAATAGGTACGGATAGTCAAGACCCTTGTTTGACTCATGTCAGTCGGTCAGTCAATGCATTTCCGCCAAAAATCCAACAACACCTGAGGTCATTATGGATGTTAGTTCTCAACCCCTGTCACTAGATACAAGATAGAAGAAAACTAATGAGTATCAAAATTCTTAGAAAAATTCACAGTTGCGAGAAATGAACCTCTTCCGGGCACCAGCCGCTCGTGCGGCAAAGACACTCGATAGGTCCCTCTTTGCAAAAACTCTCAACGCTGCGGCGGCTTCTATCAAGGAGAATAGGCTGCTGTCCAAGTATAgaaaggagcttgagaagacaAAGGAGGTTTTATTCATGGAGAGATTTAATCCCGTCTTGCCTGATCCAGACCCGTCGCTTGCTTCTCAGGGCAAAAAATGTATCGTGTTGGCGCCTCAGATTAAGCCTACGTGTAAGTTGTAGAATGTCTGACGAAATGGATGTCAAGTACGCTGATCATGAAGACAATAGCCCCAGACACATGGAGTCCCATCCTCAAAGAAGCCTCGAAGGCCGGTGACATCAAGGTGGTGCCGTACGATATTGAAATTGGATATGACTCTTGGTCTTATCGTACGTCTGAACACATGCCTTAGTCACAAGACAAGCGGACACTGACAAGTACGAGTTGATGTTATGAAATCCATTCTTCCAGAGGAACTTCACGAGGAAATCCCAAGCGGTTTCAACACCGTGGGACACGTCGGTATGCTCCCCTTTCATCAAACGACCAGCATCCTTGTTAACACATATATGCGCAgcccatctcaacatccgtgatcagtacctaccttacaagaacatcatcgCCCAAGTGCTTCTAGACAAGAACCCTCACATCAAAAccgtcatcaacaagatcgataATGTCGGTTCAGAGAACGAGTTCAGGACCTTTGCCTACGAAGTCCTTGGCGGTCCTGATGATATGAACGTGGAGGTGAGCGAGGCCGGCTGCGTTTTCAAGTTCGACTACTCCAAGGTATACTGGAACAGCAAGCTCGACACAGAACACAAACGGATTGCAGGACTTTTCGGGCCTGGAGAGGTTGTTGCAGATGTCATGGCTGGTATTGGACCCTTTGCGGTGCCAGCTGGCAAGAAGGGCGTCTTTGTCTGGGCCAACGACAAGAACCCAGAGAGCTACCGCTACCTCGAGGAAGCGATCCGCAGGAATAAGGTGAGCTCACTGCCGCTGTCGTCTCATTATGGTTCGACATTAACATTCAGATGCAGGTCTCGGAGTTCGTCAAGCCCTTCAACTACGATGGCCACGACTTCATCCGCACATCCGcagaccttgtccttgaggcATCAAAGCGCGGCGACTGTGCCGTCATCAAGCCTCCAAGGCAACCAAGAAACTCTACGGCTCCGCCCCCGGAGCCTGTCCGAGTGCCCGTGCCACCAACGATCTCACATTTTGTCATGAACCTCCCGGCATCCGCAATTGAGTTCACGCACAATTACCGCGGTCTGTACCACGGCCACGAGGAGCTGTTTGAGCCTCACACCGAGACCAAGCTGCCCATGGTGCACGTGCACTGCTTCTCGGTCAAGGCTGATGACGAGACACCCCTCATGGACATCTGCGAGCGGATACGTAAAGAGATTGGCGTCTTACTCAGACCGGGCGATCCCGAGAACCAAGGTGAGGTGCTCATCTACGATGTGCGAGATGTTGCTCCAGCAAAGAGAATGTTTTGCGCTTCATTCCGTCTACCACGTGAGGTTGCCTTTGCCGAGAGGCCTTAGACGGAATTGGTCGATGTCGATATTGATGGCGCCGGTAGATTGCGGGCACCGGGTGGGACTTTGTCGGCCGGGCGAACGGCCGGAGGGGTCTTCattgtgctgtgctgtgctgtgctgtgtgTTGTGTGTTGGTCACTACATACTCTCTcctctactctactctactgtAACGTATCCGCGCCGCGATAGGATATCGATTGACCTCCATAACAAATGCAGTACGAGGCCGGAAACTCAAAAGGAGCAGACCAAGGCGCCTAGACTTGCGACGGATGCAACTCTACTGTAACAGCGCAGTCAAGAATAGGGTCGCATTTGTCGGGATATGACCGTCGATAATGAGGCGCTTACAGTACTTATCGCTGATATCTTGTCGTCTCCAAGTTCAATACCCGCAGCCAAGCCAATTAGTGGCTGGGTGAGTTTTACGGTGATCCGTTCAGGCACGATGACGCTCCCATGATAGACTAGATGATAAGTCGGTGCAGAAGAGAGAAGCTGTGATAACAGTCCTGCGGGGATCCTTTGAACCGTTGCAAAGCAGAACATGACAGAGCCAGAATAGATTTGCTTGCAGCCGGTCAGCGCAGTTTGGGGATATCCTGGCAGATCGACGGTACATCCAAGTTATGAAAACTACTAttactcctcctcctcctcctcctcctcctcctcctccattTGCTTGTTTCGTGAGCAAAACAAGCTCAAAAGTCGCCATGCGTGGCtgacaaggtcaagacgTGGCACCCCCCTCACACTCGACTCATATGAGCATGAACCCCTGGCATCCCTGCTCCCACTCACGCTCACACTCACACTCACGGTCGCTTGCCCATCTCATCAGCGACGGCATCTTCTTATCTTAGACACCCATTACCATTATACGTCAGGACACCTGACTTGATGTTGAACAACGCAGACACACCCCTTCAAGCTGCTCTGGTCTGCATCCTCGCACTCTTTGGTTTCACGGCATGACCGTTGGACTGCAGTCTGCAGTGTAGTGCGTCGCGCATGCATTGGAGCTGACGCGCGCCCTGTACTGTTGTGTAACTTGGAAGAACCTAATCAGAGGCTGCCGAGGCCATCAGAGGTGGCAGAGGCAAGACAATCGCTCTCTGAGACATTCGAATTGACAGCGAATGACAAGACGAATTATTCGGGTCGGGGTTCTTCTGCACGTTTTTGAAAGACACATATGCCGTGGCACATTGtcaatgccaatgccaatgccaatgtCAATGGCTGTGTTAGTTAGTGTTAGTCATGTCGTGATATCAAATTTCAATTTCGCAACAACCTTGTTAAGcatcttttttctttatcaaGCCTCTTCCTTCAAAGGAACCATttttgctcttcctctttcagTGATGTGCTTCCATATGTAACATCTTCGAGCCCCTGGTCTTCCCGCCATCATCCCGACCCCAAATCTTTTACAGGGTTACCTCGAAATCTAGGTCTAGGCGACCTCGGTGTGGTATTCCGTAACCCTACGCGCAGGTAGTGGTGCTGCCATCCCACGCAAATTCCCCTGACCGATCTACCATACGCACATCCTTCCTTCAGCCATAAATCATGTCTGTCTGCAAATGCAAGCCATGGTTGCGCTGCGTTATCAGCAAGATCCTACCAAAACACAACACCATGAGGCACGGTGCCATACGATCTCAGCGGCATCAATTCGAGGAATTGAGATAGCACCAAGCTAGAAGCTTATCAACTCTGGATGAAAAGGTGGCAGTTTTTCATAAATGTTTGCTGAATAGACGACAGGGTACACTCGGCGGAGAGTCTCGAAACCCACAAACAAGCCGCCGAGACGCAAAGCAACCCGAGCGTGATGAGACATATTTGGCGAGTTCTAGCCAAATGCCTGCCAACTGTGCCAAAACGGTGGCGAGAAATAGCCCATGCAAATGAAGTGATTAGGACTCCTCAAACTTGTCGTTCAAGCAAGCCCTCGCTCGGTGCGGGTCCGGGATTTCTTCATCAAACAAATGCAAGAGAAGCCATTCGGAAATCATAGGCATCGTACTCACAGTCTCATACCCAATTCAGTCCAACTCGTTGATCCTCTGAGGCGGCCCGTCGCATATCATCTATAGCTCAGGTGAAATATATGTTGATATTGCAACCCGGTGGTCTCTATCTtcccctcaccctcaccctcaccctcacagGTATCAATCAGTGCAGGGCCACGCTGCAAGTCCAAAGAACGGGTTGCGGGAACTGCAACCCACGGAGGGAGGCTCTGGATGGAATTATCCCTGATATCCGGGTCCATATGCAACGCACATCACGCATCTAACTATCCGTACATCAAACGGTCATCTCCAATTAGGCTCTGCTGCAGCGCCTCGGGAACCAGGGTCTGCGAGAATGGGGTGTGGAGTATAAATCAGTATCGAGATGAGGAAGCGAGAAGAAGTGGACAGTCAAGCCAGTTATGAATGAGGCTGAAGACGTGAGTATATACATACATGACTCCTTAGGATTGGCAGGGTTGCAATGGAGTTGCCGTGGGTGTTTCGATAACACTGATGCCAACCATGGCATAACTGGGGTGATAAGTCAAGAGGTGGAATGTCACATCAAGATTCGCTGGCTTCCTTCACGCCAAGTACATAGTTATGAGAGAATCGAGCTCGTCATGATGATCATAGGGTTGAAAGTTCCCGATTATCCAGGGGCTTTCTCGCCAAGGGGTATTGTATTGGTAATATCTCACAATTCATGATATCCTCCTGTTGGCCCTCACTGAAGGATGCACATGAATGAACCTTCACATGCCAAAGTGTGGCTTTCTATTGATAGATCCGAATCTTGTTGGTCAATCCCAAGCACTAGAGCCACATTACTAGGAAGAAACGAGTGTCGAATGCAGAAACTGCAAACAGGCAGCCATTTTGGGGCCATTCAAGAACCACAAATTACCCATATATTTAGTTCTCTCTCGCAGTTTTTGAGAGAAGTTCAACTAGCAAGTTCCACTCGCTCGGTCCGAGACTAGTACTAACAACGAGGGGTAAATGTGCGGCCTGATTGGTTCGATTACCTAGAAATTGCTGCATATTTTTTGAGACTCGATTCCTGTGCTAGGAGGAGCAGTTTGTTGGACGACTTTGGTAAACTGCTTGGCAAGCGACTGTAACCGTGAGAGTTCCAGCAACACCAAAGATCCCTCATCATGGGGGAAAGGAAATTACTGGACAGTGTATGCGCCTATATTCTGATACTACATCATAGGAAGTCTCATAAGCAACCATGAGACTGACCGAACTGGGCTAACGGCATATTAATATGGACGTTATGAGCATAATTTCCGTATTTGACCATGAGTTGGCGGAGCCAACAAAGGAAAGGTATACCTACTTTGTCTCGTCATGACACACGAGATGTGCTCTCTGTAAAGATGAGAACAGCATGCCTCAGCGGCGGAATGCCTCAATGCAACTGGAGAGCTATCACTTTTCGAGGCCCGTCACAAAGAGCCGATAGACATCTTGCCTATATTGGTATCCCGAAGGCATCATATCAGTGGACAGTGACATGCTTGTTGCTGCACTCGTAAGCCCTGGCGGTTCTGCTCACACGCCCATTACTGATATGCCTTCAATCGTAAGAACATAACTCAACCCTGGAGAGCGAGCATGAGACCGATACATGAGCCCATCGCCGACAGGGAAATCTAGAATCAAGCTACAGCCTACAGCGCAGCTTGAGAAATACCTCAATGATGGATTGGCTGGTGGAGTGTCATTTCTCTACGCATGATTTACATATTAGGATTGAAGTATCCAGATGGAAAGATGCCAGGCTAGCCAAAGCTTGTTATGTCTTCTCCAGTGCGGAGACAACATGAAGATCACAGCCCGAGGCCCCCACCGCGATATGAGAAAGGCTCTAGATCTTGCGTTATTACAGCCATGTCCATAGGCCGTTTCCGAGTCGGGGCGAGAGGTGGTGATCGATCTCCATGTCGATCAGGGTCTTTATTGAATGGCACCATAATTCAGCATTCTAGCCTCGAAGCGGGTATATCCGACCAGTGATTCTCTGTTGGTGAGCTGATGCAAAGAGACATAGAATTACTTGTGCAGAAGATGCTGAACTCTCTTGGCTTTCATAGCTGGTGCAAGTAGGACTGAGGCAGACCCATCAATGGAGAACCACTAGGTGTCATTAGACGTTTCCGTCGATACCTCGACGCAAGTCCAATCTAGGTATACCTAGAAAACATAATCATGAAATTTCAGCCATGCGAGGAATGTCCCCAGGGGTCATGACGCACTGAACTTCTCCAAGCGGAAAGTCTCGAATAATAATAGCCAGATTTATCGCAAACCCTTAAATAGAGCCGCACGTCGCTTGTGAACTATAGCTGATGCTGGATGGAGTTATGGGCTTTGCTATATCATCTCTCGCAGAACTACGGAGTATTATACCGGTTTTAGATATTACTCAGTACTAAGCTAGAACACAATACCGAGATTCCTCTACATTGCACAGCTTTCTGCATTACGCTACAAAAATAATGAACAGCGACCGTCCCACAGTGACATAGTTAAAGGAATGCACATAGCGATCGAGATATCAAGCAATTGTCAATGCTGATAAGAATCTGCACGACTATTGAACCATGAACGAAGCCAAGGCTGATGCTGGCGTACACACAACTGCGTCGGCCATCTCGATGTCCAGGATTTCGGTGGCTGTTGGTTAACAATTCGGCTTTCAGAATTGCAAATGTCCTCGTCGTTGGCCTTGCTCGAGGTTCACTGAGAGCGGAGACATTCTAGGCATCGTGGTGTGCGCTACTCTACTCCAGCCACATCGGTGCTGTCCCACAGATGCAAGCTGCTAGGCGGACGATGCAAGCCATTGCAGCCAATGAGTTGAGGCAAGGAGAACATGAAGCCGAGTTGGAAGTGTATTGGCCCTCAAGGTCGCCTGCAGGGCGTTTCACAGCAGAGCCTTCACCGGCCCACTACCAAGACTACCTACTACAACGTATTCTGCTGTCAGCAAAATCAACGCCTATACTAAACTTGACCAAAACAGCAGCATATGATGGGTCTGATGGCGGAGCATGGCTGATGGTTGATGGGTCAT is a genomic window containing:
- a CDS encoding probable protein MET-10 yields the protein MNLFRAPAARAAKTLDRSLFAKTLNAAAASIKENRLLSKYRKELEKTKEVLFMERFNPVLPDPDPSLASQGKKCIVLAPQIKPTSPDTWSPILKEASKAGDIKVVPYDIEIGYDSWSYLDVMKSILPEELHEEIPSGFNTVGHVAHLNIRDQYLPYKNIIAQVLLDKNPHIKTVINKIDNVGSENEFRTFAYEVLGGPDDMNVEVSEAGCVFKFDYSKVYWNSKLDTEHKRIAGLFGPGEVVADVMAGIGPFAVPAGKKGVFVWANDKNPESYRYLEEAIRRNKVSEFVKPFNYDGHDFIRTSADLVLEASKRGDCAVIKPPRQPRNSTAPPPEPVRVPVPPTISHFVMNLPASAIEFTHNYRGLYHGHEELFEPHTETKLPMVHVHCFSVKADDETPLMDICERIRKEIGVLLRPGDPENQGEVLIYDVRDVAPAKRMFCASFRLPREVAFAERP
- a CDS encoding related to DNA repair family protein; this encodes MSRKRTLDAFFSPTVKKPKTETGATTSSDVISEDTTYSEHQFYPHPIKNLPASLSKELSTLPDQPGREIHDHPDLDLLYFEPFISGPVSRRLFEFLRSELPFYRVEYKIKRGGIETQIRTPRWTTVFGLDETSKFDDKGLPVDANTGLKALDKRYARYPPRPIPKCLDELRQRTELATGCKYNFCLVNYYASGTDSISFHSDDEQFLGREPAIASFSLGARRDFLMKHKPLPPNAPSPPSVNAKPLKLPLGSGDMVLMRGRTQSNWLHSIPKRTGKNQEDGGRINITFRRAMVKGGTDNYYNYNVGTGPVYRWNREAREMRLWKP
- a CDS encoding related to NUS1 Putative nuclear undecaprenyl pyrophosphate synthase, which encodes MPIMTTRDRQAYRADETKDHTLLSEKERQRMLNSYLPKPNDPPPTLGPNSRPQRRSRLGLRRFILNQIHVLIFAIMHGIFSLYIKIRQTWNVVGYQISSVVKYHHGTPQYIKKDLVGLTKKPKHLSVILKLEENHRTKADVERLLDEVAEIATWCACAEIPMLSVYEKTGILKKHMPRVYDAVNQKFAFYFGPEHPGLSVTSPHKEDLPAPFGEKPKEHLRLHLISEQDGRDSMVDLTRTLAEMSQRGKLSPHDISMELIDAELSEGIMNEPDLLLTFGPYLELSGYPPWQIRLTEIFCLQDNERVGYQVFLKALQHYGRAQMRHGK